CGACACCCAAGGCACCTGGCGCGCCGGCGACCGCGTCTTCCACGACAAGTTCGGCTACGGCACGGTGAAAAAGGCCGATGGCTCGAAATACACCGTGAAATTCGACAAGGCCGGCGAGAAAAAGGTGGTGGAGAATTTCTTGCGGGAATTGCCATAGGGGGGAGGTCCTCGCCCTTGATGGGGAAAGGCCTGCCGGTATTTTCCTCCCCACGCGTGGGGAGGTGGATCGCCCGCAGGGCGAGACGGAGGGGTGACGCCGCAGGCGGCATGGGCCGCTCCTCGCTGCGCTCGCCCCCTTCGACCCGGCGCGACGCGCCGGCCCACTTCCCCCGCGAGCGGGGGCAGAAAGCGGAACAGGGTCCCGCGCCCCACACCCCTCCCCGCTTGATTTCCCGTCCGTCAGCGTCCACACCCGCCGCCTGATCCGGAGACCTTGCCCATGACCACGCTTTGGCGCCTGACGGCCCTGTCCGATTTTGCCACCCTTGCCGATGTTGTCGAACGGCTCGACGAGGCCCATCCGGCCGTCGCGCTCAGCTGGGCGATCTTCGAGGAGAGCGATGGGGCGCGGCTGGACGTGCTGTTTCAGTCCATGCCGGACGAAGCGGCCTTCCGCCGCGCCTCGGGCCTCGCCGAGGATATCCTGGTCGAGTTCGGGCCACTGCCGGAAGAGGATTGGGTTCGCCTGTCACTGCAAGGCCTCAAGCCGGTCGAAGGCGGGCGTTTCACCCTGTTCGGTGCCCATGACCGCGACGCCGTTGCCGCCGGCCAGATCGGCATCGAGATCGAAGCCGGACCGGCTTTCGGGACCGGCCATCACGGCACCACACGTGGCTGCCTGATCGCCTTTTCAGAAATGCTGGACGCCGGCGCCGATCCGAAGACGGTGTTCGATCTGGGCTGCGGCACCGCTGTCCTGGCCATCGCCGCCGCCAAGGCGCTGCCGGCCGCCGAAGTGCTGGCATCGGACATCGACCCTGAAGCCGTCGATGAAAGCACCGAGAACTGCACGAAGAACGCAACGCCCGGCATTGACTGTTTCGTCGCCGAAGGGCTCGACCATGCCAAGCTGGCCGGGCGTCAGTTCGAGCTGGTCTTCGCCAACATCCTCGCCGGCCCGCTGGTCGAACTGGCGCCCGGCGTCGCAGACATCCTGGCACCCGGTGGCAAGGTCATCCTGTCCGGCCTGCTGACCGAACAGGAAGCCATGGTCCGGACCGCCTATGAGGCCGCCGGACTCACCGTCCACCGCCAGCCGCCGCTGGAGGGTTGGGAAACCCTGGTCGCGACAAAGGGTTAGGCGCTACTCTTCGGCCTCTTGCAGACCGGCGAACAGGTCGGCCAGCTCGATCGACAGCGCCTGGAGGTTTTCGCTGTCGGCATTGCCGGCCAGCGCCACTGACACGCGTGGCTCGACATAGACGAGCAGGAAGGAGCGGCCGCCCGGCGAACCACCGGAATGCGCCGCATAACGCAGATCGATGTCGGACGCATAGCCGGCCCAGGGGCCCGGCAGATCGGTCCATCCTGCCAGCTCGATCATCTCACCCGCGGCCAGGGCCTGCCCCATCGCAGCCAGCTCACGTGAGCTGGCCAGCAGACCACCCGCACCGAATTTGCACTCGGCCGACAGGCCGTCGATGATTTGCGGGCCCTCCCCGAGATCGACCCAATTGCTGGCCTTGTCGGCACCTTCCAGATCACGCCTGGCCAGATAGGTGTCGCCGAGCGCCACCTGCATGGCGGCATCAAAACCCGTCGTCTCCGTCAGCTGCACCAGCAAATGACTCAGCAACACATAGCCATAGGTCGAGTAGGCCATTTCGCCGGTTGAAGACTGGGAAAGCGGTTCGTCGATGAAGTGACCCAGCGCGTCGGCCGGGGTTTCGCAGCGGCGATCCGAGAAGCTGATCCAGTCGGCCCGCGAAGTGTAGTGGCGAACGCCTGCCCGGTGCTCGAGCAGCGCGCGCAAGGTGACGGCGTCATAATGCGCCGGCAGGTCCGGGTCGATCTGCCGGACCGGTGTGTCGAGATCGAGGCCACCGGTCTGTTCAAGACGAACATAGGCCAGCGCTGTCAGCATCTTGGCCACCGAATAGACATTGTAGGGGCGGTCGACACCATCCGCATCATCGCGCTGCCAGCCGCCTTCGGCTTCCCAGACAATCCCGCCATCCACCATGACGGTGGCGTTGAGCGCAGGATAGGTTTGCGCCAGCGGGTCGAAGGCCGCCTGGGCCTGCTCGGCAAGCGAGGGCGCAGCAACCTGACCGGCCATACCCAGCCAGAGCGATGCGGCACTGGCGCTTGCGGTCAGAAAACTTCCAATCATGAACATCTGTGATCCTGTAGTTGACTTGCCCCCCGGCAAAGGGGGCACATGCGGTGAATTCCCGGGCTCGACCATCGCAAAAGGACGAATGGCTCACATGATGGCTGGATGGCTCAAAGCGATCGCAGACCGGCGACCCGGCCTGGAAAGTGTCAGCCTGATGCTGCTGGCGCTCGTCTTTCTGCTGACCGCGCCCCAGCCCCGGATCGAGGCCCGCACGCCGCAGTCCGTACGCTATGTCGATGCGGATGTCGGGTTGGCGGCCCTGCTCGCTGATCCTGCTGCGGGCGAACCGGTCGCCTATCGCGCAATCGGGCGTCCGGCAACTGCGGGCTGGCTGGTCTGGGATGATGTGCCGATCTCCCGTGACGGACCGCCACCGGCGATCAGCACGTCAGGCCCCTTCTCGGCCACCTTGTGGTTCAATGGCGAGAGGATCGGTGAAAAAGGCCGTCCCGGTGCGGACGCGGCCGAGGAGACAGCGGGGCCGATTGACAGCCTGTTTGCGGTGCCCGCCGACCTGATCAGGCCCGACAGCAACCAGCTCGTGATGCGCCTGTCCAGCCATCGGGCCGGCTATACGCCCTACAGCCTGGTCCAGTCCCTCTTCGTCCTGCCCTACAGTGCCGAAATCCGCCGACCGGTGCGCTATTATCTGCCGCTGGTCAGTCTCGGCGCCGGCCTGGTGGCGCTGGCGATCGCCTTTGCGCTCCGGGCCCGGCGAACTGGCGACGGAAGAGGCCTCTGGCTGACGCTGTCACTGGCAGGGCTGGCGCTGGCTGGCCTGGCCGAGATTTCCCGCGCGATGATCAATTATCCCTATGACTGGCATCAGCCCCGCCAGGCGCTCAGCCTGTTCGGCCTGACGGTCTTCGGGGCCGCCCTGCTGCGCTTTGCCCAAGTGCGCTGGCCCGCACCCGGCCAGGTCGCGCGGGCATGGATTGGTGTGACCGGCCTCGCCGCCCTGGCCAGCTTTGTCTTGATGACCGGCTATGACGCCCGGTCTGCGGCCGTGACCGCCTGCCTGACCGGTTCGACCGCCCTGTGGATGGCATGGCGGGGCGACGCACAGGCCCGGATGCTGGCCATCGGGATGGCAGCCATACCGGTCTATGCGCTCTTTCTGCCGGCAGACCTGATCGATCGGGGCGTCCATGCGCTTGTGCTGGGACTGTTGGCAATACCCGCCATTCGATGGCCCGACCTGCTTCAGCCAGAACCCGCGGCGGCGCCCGCCATCCTGGCATTGCAGTCCACCGGGCGCCTGACCCGGCTGAGCTGCGCCGAGATTGCCCATCTCACCGCGGCAGGCAATTACACCGAGGTCCGCACCCGGGACGGCGTAACGCATCTGGACAATCGCAATCTGAGTAGCCTGCTCGAGATCCTGCCGGGCGACTTCATCCGCATTCACCGCTCGCACGCGGTCAATCTCGATCATGTCGAGGCGCTGACCAGCGAAGTGGGCAGTCGCTACCATCTGGTTCTCACCACCGGCGCGCAGATACCCGTCAGCCGGCGGGAGGTCGCTGGCCTGCGCGAACGCCTCGCCGGTCGCAAAGCCTGATCAGGCGCGCCTGCCCTTGACGCCGAAGGCGGCGAGGAAGGCGTTGACGTCGTTGGTGCGCGGCAGGGTGCGCACACCGGCGCGAGACCGGTTGCGATCCATCGTGCGGGTGAGCATGTCGTTGGCGTTCATGGCGCGCCAGTCATCGATCCCGTACAACATGGGAAACTCCTGTGATTTCCCCGCGCTTTAGCCATGGAAGTGCGCGCGTGCGAAGACGCGGTTCAGCAAGCCCGGCCTGCGCAAATGCATGGCCCGTGTCATATGCCCGCAACAGAGTCAGCCGCGCCCCTGTCACCGCCCCGGACACAGGCATTGAACC
The window above is part of the Maricaulis maris MCS10 genome. Proteins encoded here:
- a CDS encoding 50S ribosomal protein L11 methyltransferase gives rise to the protein MTTLWRLTALSDFATLADVVERLDEAHPAVALSWAIFEESDGARLDVLFQSMPDEAAFRRASGLAEDILVEFGPLPEEDWVRLSLQGLKPVEGGRFTLFGAHDRDAVAAGQIGIEIEAGPAFGTGHHGTTRGCLIAFSEMLDAGADPKTVFDLGCGTAVLAIAAAKALPAAEVLASDIDPEAVDESTENCTKNATPGIDCFVAEGLDHAKLAGRQFELVFANILAGPLVELAPGVADILAPGGKVILSGLLTEQEAMVRTAYEAAGLTVHRQPPLEGWETLVATKG
- a CDS encoding serine hydrolase domain-containing protein; translated protein: MFMIGSFLTASASAASLWLGMAGQVAAPSLAEQAQAAFDPLAQTYPALNATVMVDGGIVWEAEGGWQRDDADGVDRPYNVYSVAKMLTALAYVRLEQTGGLDLDTPVRQIDPDLPAHYDAVTLRALLEHRAGVRHYTSRADWISFSDRRCETPADALGHFIDEPLSQSSTGEMAYSTYGYVLLSHLLVQLTETTGFDAAMQVALGDTYLARRDLEGADKASNWVDLGEGPQIIDGLSAECKFGAGGLLASSRELAAMGQALAAGEMIELAGWTDLPGPWAGYASDIDLRYAAHSGGSPGGRSFLLVYVEPRVSVALAGNADSENLQALSIELADLFAGLQEAEE
- a CDS encoding LytTR family DNA-binding domain-containing protein yields the protein MMAGWLKAIADRRPGLESVSLMLLALVFLLTAPQPRIEARTPQSVRYVDADVGLAALLADPAAGEPVAYRAIGRPATAGWLVWDDVPISRDGPPPAISTSGPFSATLWFNGERIGEKGRPGADAAEETAGPIDSLFAVPADLIRPDSNQLVMRLSSHRAGYTPYSLVQSLFVLPYSAEIRRPVRYYLPLVSLGAGLVALAIAFALRARRTGDGRGLWLTLSLAGLALAGLAEISRAMINYPYDWHQPRQALSLFGLTVFGAALLRFAQVRWPAPGQVARAWIGVTGLAALASFVLMTGYDARSAAVTACLTGSTALWMAWRGDAQARMLAIGMAAIPVYALFLPADLIDRGVHALVLGLLAIPAIRWPDLLQPEPAAAPAILALQSTGRLTRLSCAEIAHLTAAGNYTEVRTRDGVTHLDNRNLSSLLEILPGDFIRIHRSHAVNLDHVEALTSEVGSRYHLVLTTGAQIPVSRREVAGLRERLAGRKA